A region from the uncultured Stenotrophomonas sp. genome encodes:
- a CDS encoding conserved hypothetical protein (Evidence 4 : Homologs of previously reported genes of unknown function), translating to MNDPATNADFEQAHKRIRELIDRFEKHAAAYMQPTYQEAEARKDFIDPMFKALGWDVDHEREHNPYEQEVKVERGVTVAKAQKRADYAFHLCPNFRDVRFFVEAKKPSVNLERDADAHFQTIRYGYSAGTPLAVLTDFEQIRVLDCRRRPHPDSVLDQVYKGWRYTDFRDTAKFAEFYWLFSREAHADGSYQRRIEELPKPKGGAKQRGLFKGGYQPVGDSFLEELSEYRETLAKTFKKAEESLDSAALTELVQRTLDRLVFLRFLEDKQIETEIRVTDFGKGKNAWADFQSASRRLDNIYNGIVFKRLPHLDDAGFDVDEDVFGDICERLSAENSPYNFDAIPIHILGSIYERFLGSVIRATDKRAKVEEKPEVRKSGGVYYTPEYIVRYIVAQTVGKQIEGKTPAEIAKLRFADIACGSGSFLLGVYDELLHYHADWYNRPEHAKQAKRDGCVQTEDGTWRLSLAQRRNILQNNIYGVDIDRQAVEVAQLSLFLKLLEDERATSARQYQLDYARDANMKKLLPDLSGNIVCGNSLIGWDIAGMAGLSAEEKLRLNPLDFRDEFPIVMREGGFDAVVGNPPYVLLQDEFRDPTSYDYLKSHYTVASFKLDTYHLFFERAGRVLRANGRLGYITPSNFLTNNHLDGLRRFLLSQVRIERIVVFEGKVFAGAQVDTAIALCINNDLMDYFDMLRVSAKPPVSFDVPAIALKHSDCLERHLALITPPTATGVAALLTAVDERSTPLGELFGVSFGKQLRDREKFPTDVIQVESLSKIPKTHRPCYTGRDVGRYALSWSGLACLRSREAKRGGCWDDAVHGAAPKLITRQIGMVPVFGWDAVGYHCLNTVFMLTPKTASVSAVYVLGLLNSKLLVTYWKNRFYDQRERFPKIKGAYLKQLPIYVPCLTNERDRSRYDHLVVLVEQMLEAKERQTDADEHMAEIAARECTALDRQIDTLVYELYGLTDAEIALVENGT from the coding sequence GTGAACGATCCAGCCACGAATGCCGACTTTGAACAAGCGCACAAGCGTATTCGCGAATTGATAGATCGCTTCGAGAAGCACGCAGCGGCCTATATGCAGCCGACTTATCAGGAAGCCGAAGCGCGCAAGGACTTCATCGACCCGATGTTCAAGGCGCTCGGTTGGGACGTGGATCACGAGCGCGAACACAACCCCTACGAGCAGGAGGTCAAGGTCGAGCGTGGCGTTACCGTCGCCAAGGCACAAAAGCGGGCGGATTACGCCTTCCATCTGTGCCCCAACTTCCGTGACGTGCGCTTCTTCGTCGAAGCGAAGAAGCCCAGCGTCAATCTGGAACGCGATGCCGACGCTCATTTTCAGACCATCCGCTATGGCTACAGTGCCGGCACGCCGTTGGCGGTGTTGACCGATTTCGAGCAGATTCGCGTGCTGGATTGCCGCCGCAGGCCGCACCCTGACAGCGTGCTGGACCAGGTTTACAAGGGCTGGCGCTACACCGATTTCCGCGACACGGCGAAATTTGCCGAATTCTACTGGCTGTTTTCACGTGAGGCGCATGCCGATGGTTCGTACCAGCGGCGTATCGAAGAACTACCCAAGCCCAAGGGCGGCGCGAAGCAACGTGGCCTGTTCAAGGGCGGTTACCAGCCGGTTGGCGACAGCTTCCTCGAGGAACTCTCCGAATACCGTGAGACGTTGGCGAAAACCTTCAAGAAAGCCGAAGAATCGCTGGATTCGGCGGCGCTGACTGAGCTGGTGCAGCGCACGTTGGATCGTCTGGTGTTCCTGCGCTTTCTGGAAGACAAGCAGATCGAAACCGAAATTCGCGTCACCGATTTCGGCAAGGGGAAAAACGCCTGGGCCGACTTCCAGTCGGCCAGCCGGCGTCTGGACAACATCTACAACGGCATCGTCTTCAAGCGACTGCCGCATCTGGACGATGCTGGGTTCGACGTGGACGAGGACGTGTTCGGCGACATCTGCGAGCGCCTGTCAGCAGAGAACAGCCCCTACAACTTCGACGCCATCCCCATCCATATTCTCGGCAGCATCTACGAGCGTTTCCTTGGCAGCGTTATCCGTGCCACAGACAAGCGCGCCAAGGTCGAGGAGAAGCCGGAAGTCCGCAAGTCCGGTGGCGTCTATTACACGCCGGAATACATCGTGCGCTATATCGTGGCGCAGACCGTGGGCAAGCAGATTGAAGGCAAGACCCCGGCGGAGATCGCCAAACTTCGCTTTGCCGACATCGCTTGCGGCTCAGGCAGTTTCCTGCTGGGCGTGTACGACGAACTGCTGCATTACCACGCCGACTGGTACAACCGTCCGGAACATGCCAAGCAGGCAAAGAGAGACGGCTGCGTACAGACCGAGGATGGCACTTGGCGGCTGTCGCTGGCGCAGCGCCGGAACATCCTGCAAAACAATATCTACGGTGTGGACATCGACCGGCAGGCCGTGGAAGTGGCGCAACTCTCGCTGTTCCTCAAACTGCTGGAAGACGAGCGTGCCACCAGCGCGCGCCAGTACCAGCTCGACTACGCGCGCGATGCCAATATGAAGAAGCTGCTGCCAGATTTGAGCGGCAATATTGTGTGTGGAAATAGCCTGATTGGGTGGGATATTGCGGGCATGGCTGGGTTGAGCGCGGAGGAGAAGTTGCGGCTGAATCCGCTAGATTTTCGTGATGAATTTCCTATTGTCATGCGTGAGGGCGGATTCGATGCGGTGGTAGGGAATCCACCGTATGTCTTGTTACAAGACGAGTTTCGTGATCCGACGAGTTACGATTACCTCAAATCGCACTATACCGTCGCTTCGTTCAAGCTGGACACCTATCATCTCTTCTTCGAGCGGGCGGGTCGGGTGCTACGCGCGAATGGAAGGTTGGGCTATATCACGCCATCGAATTTCCTCACCAACAACCATCTCGACGGGTTGCGTCGTTTCCTGTTGTCGCAGGTTCGGATTGAGCGCATTGTCGTGTTCGAGGGAAAAGTCTTTGCGGGGGCGCAGGTGGATACCGCCATTGCTCTTTGCATCAACAATGATTTGATGGATTACTTCGACATGCTTCGCGTTTCAGCCAAACCTCCGGTGTCGTTCGATGTGCCGGCTATTGCTCTAAAACATTCCGATTGCCTTGAGCGGCATCTGGCTCTGATAACACCACCGACAGCAACCGGAGTGGCAGCACTGTTGACCGCAGTGGATGAGCGTTCAACTCCACTTGGGGAGTTGTTTGGAGTCAGCTTCGGAAAACAATTGCGCGACAGAGAGAAATTTCCGACAGATGTGATTCAAGTCGAATCGTTGTCGAAAATCCCCAAAACGCATCGGCCTTGCTATACAGGCAGGGATGTTGGTCGCTATGCCTTGTCATGGTCTGGCCTTGCATGTCTGCGCAGTCGAGAAGCGAAGCGCGGTGGGTGTTGGGACGATGCGGTTCATGGCGCTGCTCCGAAATTGATTACACGCCAGATTGGTATGGTCCCTGTATTCGGATGGGATGCTGTCGGATATCACTGCCTCAACACAGTGTTCATGCTTACGCCGAAGACGGCCAGTGTCAGTGCAGTATATGTGCTTGGACTGTTGAACTCAAAGTTGCTGGTAACCTATTGGAAGAATCGCTTTTACGATCAGCGCGAACGATTCCCGAAAATAAAGGGTGCATACTTGAAGCAATTGCCGATTTATGTTCCTTGTCTCACGAATGAACGTGATAGATCCCGATATGACCATCTGGTCGTGCTTGTGGAGCAAATGTTGGAAGCAAAGGAGCGACAGACGGATGCTGATGAGCATATGGCTGAAATTGCTGCCCGAGAATGCACTGCACTAGACCGCCAGATCGATACGTTGGTGTACGAACTGTATGGGCTGACGGACGCCGAAATTGCGCTGGTGGAAAACGGCACATGA
- a CDS encoding conserved hypothetical protein (Evidence 4 : Homologs of previously reported genes of unknown function): protein MTEENSARSRSRQLVIYCDESDISGKHFGNFYGGLLVDAHQQPEVEVRIKAKCAELHLNHEVKWQKISTAYADKYIALMDELFDIVTEGGVKLRIMFTQNYYAPRRLSLEQGEEGFFILYYQFIKHAFGLRFAGVPEQRTSVRLMFDELPDTLEKRARFKAYLAALDRSPEFRRSGIGLNASDIAEIDSKRHVLLQCVDVVLGAMQFRLNDKHKEKPEGSRTRGKRTIAKERVYKHVLGRIRQLYPGFNIGRPTSLRGDMANLWKDPYRHWLFVAKDAEKRPEFAKKRGQKKPRVR from the coding sequence GTGACCGAGGAAAATTCCGCTCGCTCCAGAAGCAGGCAGCTTGTCATCTACTGCGATGAGTCCGATATTTCCGGAAAGCACTTTGGCAATTTCTATGGTGGACTACTGGTGGATGCCCACCAGCAGCCGGAAGTCGAGGTGCGGATCAAGGCCAAGTGCGCGGAACTGCACCTGAATCACGAAGTGAAGTGGCAGAAAATTTCGACTGCCTATGCAGACAAGTACATCGCTCTCATGGACGAGTTGTTCGACATCGTGACGGAAGGCGGCGTCAAGCTGCGCATCATGTTCACGCAGAACTACTACGCGCCGCGGCGGTTGAGTTTGGAGCAGGGTGAGGAAGGGTTCTTCATTCTCTACTACCAGTTCATCAAGCACGCCTTCGGCCTGCGCTTTGCCGGGGTTCCCGAGCAGCGCACGTCCGTTCGGCTGATGTTCGACGAGCTGCCCGACACGCTGGAGAAGCGGGCGCGCTTCAAGGCGTATCTGGCTGCGCTGGATCGCTCCCCCGAGTTCCGCCGCAGTGGGATCGGCTTGAATGCATCCGACATTGCCGAGATCGATTCCAAGCGCCATGTTTTGCTGCAATGCGTGGATGTGGTGCTGGGCGCGATGCAGTTCCGGTTGAACGACAAGCACAAGGAAAAGCCGGAAGGCAGCCGTACGCGCGGCAAGCGCACCATCGCCAAAGAGCGTGTGTACAAGCATGTCCTCGGGCGGATCCGACAGCTCTATCCGGGCTTCAATATCGGCAGGCCGACGTCGCTGCGTGGTGACATGGCGAACCTGTGGAAGGATCCATATCGCCACTGGCTGTTCGTTGCGAAGGATGCGGAGAAGCGTCCCGAGTTCGCGAAGAAGCGCGGACAGAAAAAGCCCCGCGTGCGCTAG
- a CDS encoding hypothetical protein (Evidence 5 : No homology to any previously reported sequences) → MESFSYAGLPCFGTHLWTDIQYPHRLHRAGFPIEVHRSICDSHASLCFNCTFVRPS, encoded by the coding sequence TTGGAATCATTTAGTTACGCCGGGTTGCCGTGTTTTGGCACGCATTTGTGGACCGATATACAGTACCCGCATCGGCTGCATCGCGCTGGATTTCCGATTGAAGTCCATCGCAGCATTTGCGACAGCCATGCCTCACTCTGCTTCAACTGCACTTTCGTGCGTCCATCATGA
- a CDS encoding hypothetical protein (Evidence 5 : No homology to any previously reported sequences): MIATEITVSTPAGRFVAQWDDDPDIPVQYVGDPRGIAFFRQYMEVAMVTGAGGLPLAPDHLEPVDLVGFCNSAEYGITILPDADYVLADIEQELREMEGERKALADALAQAVKELEAAASPIEKVRQSGEVARLLAELQMLDVSADA, encoded by the coding sequence ATGATCGCAACTGAAATCACCGTGTCGACCCCCGCCGGTCGCTTCGTGGCGCAGTGGGACGATGACCCGGACATCCCGGTGCAGTACGTGGGTGACCCAAGGGGCATCGCATTCTTTCGCCAGTACATGGAGGTGGCGATGGTCACCGGGGCGGGTGGTCTGCCGTTGGCCCCCGATCACTTGGAGCCGGTCGATCTGGTTGGGTTTTGCAACTCGGCCGAGTACGGCATCACCATCCTGCCCGATGCCGACTACGTTCTGGCCGATATCGAGCAGGAGTTGCGGGAAATGGAAGGGGAGAGGAAAGCCTTGGCCGATGCGCTTGCGCAGGCCGTGAAGGAACTGGAGGCAGCAGCCAGCCCCATCGAGAAAGTTCGACAGAGTGGTGAGGTTGCAAGGCTGCTGGCGGAGTTGCAGATGCTGGATGTCTCCGCTGACGCATGA
- a CDS encoding Uracil-DNA glycosylase, with protein sequence MAHNGCCNAGMTVTESFDTLMARVRACRLCETHLPLGCRPVVQASPRARLLIVSQAPGRKVHETGIPFNDPSGDRLRNWLGIDRAIFYDAERIAIVPMGFCFPGTGKSGDLPPRPECAPAWHPQLLPRLQQLHLTLAIGQYAQTGLLGNHRGRTLTDTVQAWRQHLQHGVLPLPHPSPRNRLWLARNPWLESELLPVLRERVAAALHD encoded by the coding sequence ATGGCGCACAATGGCTGCTGCAACGCCGGGATGACCGTGACCGAATCCTTCGACACCCTGATGGCGCGCGTGCGCGCCTGCCGCCTGTGCGAAACCCACCTGCCACTGGGCTGCCGGCCGGTAGTGCAGGCCTCGCCGCGCGCGCGCCTGCTGATCGTCAGCCAGGCGCCGGGACGCAAAGTCCATGAAACCGGCATCCCCTTCAACGACCCCAGCGGCGACCGCCTGCGCAACTGGCTGGGGATCGACAGGGCAATCTTCTACGACGCAGAAAGGATCGCCATCGTGCCGATGGGCTTCTGCTTCCCCGGCACCGGCAAGAGCGGCGACCTGCCGCCGCGTCCCGAATGCGCTCCCGCCTGGCACCCGCAACTGCTGCCGCGGCTGCAACAACTGCACCTGACCCTGGCCATCGGCCAGTACGCCCAGACCGGCCTGCTCGGCAACCACCGCGGCCGCACCCTTACCGACACAGTGCAGGCATGGCGCCAGCACCTGCAGCACGGCGTCCTGCCCCTGCCCCACCCCAGCCCGCGCAACCGGCTGTGGCTGGCGCGCAACCCGTGGCTCGAGAGCGAACTGCTGCCGGTGCTGCGGGAGCGGGTGGCGGCAGCGCTGCACGATTGA
- the dhaA gene encoding Haloalkane dehalogenase, producing MQFPGYPAATHRFEVRPGLSMSYIDAGPRDGEVVVMLHGNPSWSYLWRHLVNGLSDKYRCIVPDHIGMGLSDKPDDSRYDYTLQSRVDDVTALLDHLGISGPITLAVHDWGGMIGFGWALGHHAQVKRLVITNTAAFPLPAEKPMPWQIAMGRHWKPGEWFIRTFNAFSAGASWLGVSRRMPAAVRRAFVAPYDSWDNRIATIRFMQDIPLSPADKAWPLLERAAAALPSFADRPAFIAWGLRDICFDHHFLAGFRKALPQAEVMAFEDANHYVLEDKHEVIVPAVRAFLERNPIG from the coding sequence ATGCAGTTCCCCGGTTACCCCGCTGCCACCCACCGTTTCGAGGTCCGCCCTGGCCTGTCGATGAGCTACATCGACGCAGGCCCGCGTGATGGCGAGGTGGTCGTCATGCTGCATGGCAATCCGTCGTGGAGCTATCTGTGGCGGCATCTGGTCAACGGGTTGAGCGATAAATACCGCTGCATCGTGCCCGACCACATCGGTATGGGCCTGTCCGACAAGCCCGACGACAGCCGCTACGACTACACCCTGCAATCACGCGTGGACGACGTCACCGCGCTGCTCGACCATCTCGGCATCAGTGGTCCGATCACGCTGGCGGTGCACGACTGGGGCGGCATGATCGGCTTCGGCTGGGCGCTGGGCCACCACGCGCAGGTCAAGCGGCTGGTCATCACCAATACCGCCGCCTTCCCGCTGCCGGCGGAGAAGCCGATGCCGTGGCAGATTGCGATGGGCCGGCACTGGAAGCCGGGCGAATGGTTCATCCGCACCTTCAATGCGTTTTCTGCCGGCGCGTCGTGGCTGGGGGTGTCGCGGCGGATGCCGGCCGCCGTGCGTCGCGCCTTTGTTGCGCCCTACGACAGCTGGGACAACCGCATCGCCACCATCCGCTTCATGCAGGACATCCCGCTGTCGCCGGCCGACAAGGCATGGCCGCTGCTGGAGCGTGCCGCCGCGGCGCTGCCGTCGTTCGCCGACCGCCCGGCGTTCATCGCGTGGGGGCTGCGCGACATCTGCTTCGACCACCACTTCCTCGCCGGTTTCCGCAAGGCGCTGCCGCAGGCCGAGGTGATGGCGTTCGAGGACGCCAACCACTACGTGCTGGAGGACAAGCACGAGGTGATCGTGCCGGCGGTGCGGGCGTTCCTGGAACGCAATCCGATCGGCTGA
- a CDS encoding putative ferredoxin (Evidence 3 : Function proposed based on presence of conserved amino acid motif, structural feature or limited homology) has product MLHPCLTCGACCTQYRVAFHWMESDEVTEGGVPHELTERLDAHRLCMRGTYSDPIRCVALDSEIGVYSRCSIHPNRPSVCREVDASWEYGKASSQCDRARIAHGMQPLTLADWRWRDEADNDDDHPDDSGNSPSSPPNTPVAA; this is encoded by the coding sequence ATGCTCCATCCCTGCCTGACCTGCGGCGCCTGCTGCACCCAGTACCGCGTCGCCTTCCACTGGATGGAGTCGGACGAAGTCACCGAGGGCGGCGTGCCGCACGAACTGACCGAACGCCTGGACGCACACCGGCTGTGCATGCGCGGCACCTATTCCGACCCGATCCGCTGCGTGGCGCTGGATTCGGAGATCGGCGTGTACTCGCGCTGCAGCATCCACCCCAACCGCCCCAGCGTCTGCCGCGAGGTCGATGCCTCGTGGGAATACGGCAAAGCCAGCTCGCAATGCGACCGCGCGCGCATCGCCCACGGCATGCAACCGCTGACGCTGGCCGATTGGCGCTGGCGCGACGAGGCTGACAACGACGACGACCACCCTGACGACAGTGGCAACAGCCCCTCGTCACCGCCGAATACGCCGGTTGCGGCATAA
- a CDS encoding Peptide synthase: MNEPCNIAARLPGLARERPDQIAIRCPGKPGPGGMAAYDVTLDYRTLNARSDAIAAGLVAHGIGRGARTVVMVRPGPEFFLLMFALFKSGAVPVLVDPGIDKRALRQCLDEAQPQAFIGIGLAHVARLLLGWAKSARRLVTVGTRWGWGGTTLAQVEAAGAGAGSQLANTAPDDVAAILFTSGSTGVPKGVVYRHRHFVGQVELLRNAFGMQAGGVDLPTFPPFALFDPALGLTSVIPDMDPTRPGSADPRKLHDAIARFGVTQLFGSPALMRVLAEHGQPLPTVTRVTSAGAPVPPRIVAKMRELLPEHAQFWTPYGATECLPVAVIEGRELQSTREATEAGAGTCVGRVVAPNVVRIIAIDDAPIADWSGVRELPAGEVGEITVAGPTATDSYYNRPQATAAAKIREALADGGERIVHRMGDVGWFDAQGRLWFCGRKTQRVETAAGPLYTEQAEPVFNTVPGVRRTALVGVGEPGRQLPVLCYELLPGAAAAVVEPQLRALAAGHPKLAGIGHYLRHPAFPVDIRHNAKIGREKLAAWAATQLKEHA; the protein is encoded by the coding sequence ATGAACGAACCATGCAACATCGCCGCGCGCCTGCCCGGGCTGGCGCGTGAACGCCCGGACCAGATTGCCATCCGCTGCCCCGGCAAGCCCGGCCCCGGCGGCATGGCCGCCTACGACGTCACCCTCGACTACCGCACCCTGAATGCGCGCAGTGACGCCATCGCCGCCGGGCTGGTTGCGCACGGCATCGGCCGTGGCGCGCGCACGGTGGTGATGGTGCGGCCGGGGCCGGAGTTCTTCCTGCTGATGTTCGCGCTGTTCAAGAGCGGCGCGGTGCCGGTGCTGGTCGATCCGGGCATCGACAAGCGCGCGTTGCGGCAGTGCCTGGACGAAGCGCAGCCGCAGGCCTTCATCGGCATCGGGCTGGCGCACGTGGCGCGGCTGCTGCTGGGCTGGGCGAAGTCGGCCAGGCGCTTGGTCACGGTCGGCACCCGCTGGGGCTGGGGCGGCACCACGCTGGCGCAGGTCGAGGCGGCTGGTGCCGGCGCCGGCTCTCAACTGGCCAATACCGCGCCGGACGACGTGGCCGCGATCCTGTTCACCAGCGGCTCCACCGGCGTGCCCAAGGGCGTGGTCTACCGCCACCGCCATTTCGTCGGCCAGGTGGAGTTGCTGCGCAACGCCTTCGGCATGCAGGCCGGCGGCGTGGACCTGCCGACCTTCCCGCCGTTCGCGCTGTTCGACCCGGCGCTGGGGCTGACCAGCGTGATCCCGGACATGGACCCGACCCGTCCCGGCAGCGCCGACCCGCGCAAGCTGCACGATGCCATCGCCCGCTTCGGCGTGACCCAGTTGTTCGGCTCGCCGGCGCTGATGCGGGTACTGGCCGAACATGGCCAACCGCTGCCGACGGTGACGCGGGTGACCTCCGCCGGCGCGCCGGTGCCGCCGCGGATCGTGGCGAAGATGCGCGAACTGCTGCCCGAACACGCGCAATTCTGGACGCCCTACGGTGCCACCGAGTGCCTGCCGGTGGCGGTGATCGAAGGCCGCGAACTGCAATCCACCCGCGAGGCGACCGAAGCCGGCGCCGGCACCTGTGTGGGCCGCGTGGTGGCGCCGAACGTGGTGCGCATCATCGCCATCGACGATGCGCCGATTGCCGACTGGAGTGGCGTGCGCGAACTGCCGGCGGGCGAGGTCGGCGAGATCACCGTGGCCGGCCCCACCGCCACCGACAGCTACTACAACCGCCCGCAGGCCACCGCCGCGGCGAAGATCCGCGAGGCGCTGGCCGATGGCGGCGAACGCATCGTCCACCGCATGGGCGACGTCGGCTGGTTCGACGCGCAGGGCCGGCTGTGGTTCTGCGGGCGCAAGACCCAGCGCGTGGAAACCGCCGCCGGGCCGCTGTACACCGAGCAGGCCGAGCCGGTGTTCAACACCGTGCCGGGCGTGCGCCGCACTGCGCTGGTGGGCGTGGGCGAACCGGGCCGCCAGCTGCCGGTGCTGTGCTACGAACTTCTGCCCGGCGCCGCTGCGGCAGTAGTTGAACCGCAACTGCGTGCGCTGGCTGCCGGCCATCCGAAGTTGGCTGGCATCGGCCACTACCTGCGGCATCCGGCCTTCCCGGTGGACATCCGCCACAACGCCAAGATCGGCCGCGAGAAACTTGCCGCCTGGGCGGCCACGCAATTGAAGGAACACGCATGA
- a CDS encoding conserved hypothetical protein (Evidence 4 : Homologs of previously reported genes of unknown function) yields the protein MRILVTGGGGFLGQALCRGLVERGHEVLSFNRGHYPELQALGVGQIRGDLADANAVQHAAAGVDAVFHNAAKAGAWGSYKSYFNANVAGTRNVLEACRAHGIGKLVYTSTPSVTHRATHPVEGLGADEVPYGENFRAPYAATKAIAEQEVLAANGPQLATVALRPRLIWGPGDQQLLPRLAERARQGRLRFVGDGLNKVDTTYIDNAAQAHFDAFAHLAPGAACAGKAYFISNGEPLPMRELLNRLLAAVGAPTVDKSIGFKAAYRIGAVCEKAWPLLRLRGEPPMTRFLAEQLCTPHWYSMEPARRDFGYVPQVSIEEGLRRLAAAC from the coding sequence ATGAGGATCCTGGTCACCGGCGGCGGTGGTTTCCTCGGCCAGGCGCTGTGCCGCGGGCTGGTCGAGCGCGGCCACGAGGTGCTCAGTTTCAACCGTGGCCATTACCCGGAACTGCAGGCGCTGGGCGTCGGCCAGATCCGCGGCGACCTGGCCGACGCCAATGCCGTGCAGCATGCCGCCGCCGGTGTCGACGCGGTGTTCCACAACGCCGCCAAGGCCGGCGCCTGGGGCAGCTACAAGAGCTACTTCAACGCCAACGTGGCCGGCACCCGCAACGTGCTGGAGGCCTGCCGCGCGCATGGCATCGGCAAGCTGGTCTACACCTCCACACCCAGCGTCACCCACCGCGCCACCCATCCGGTCGAAGGGCTGGGTGCGGATGAGGTGCCTTACGGCGAGAACTTCCGGGCGCCGTATGCCGCCACCAAGGCCATCGCCGAGCAGGAAGTGCTGGCCGCCAACGGCCCGCAGCTGGCGACGGTGGCGCTGCGCCCGCGACTGATCTGGGGGCCGGGTGACCAGCAACTGCTGCCGCGGCTGGCCGAACGCGCCCGACAGGGGCGGCTGCGCTTCGTCGGCGACGGCCTGAACAAGGTGGACACCACCTACATCGACAACGCCGCACAGGCGCATTTCGACGCCTTTGCGCATCTGGCGCCGGGCGCGGCCTGCGCCGGCAAGGCCTATTTCATCTCCAACGGCGAACCGCTGCCGATGCGTGAGCTGCTCAACAGGCTGCTGGCCGCGGTGGGCGCGCCGACGGTGGACAAGTCGATCGGCTTCAAGGCCGCCTACCGCATCGGCGCGGTCTGCGAAAAGGCCTGGCCGCTGCTGCGCCTGCGCGGTGAACCACCGATGACGCGCTTCCTCGCCGAGCAGCTGTGCACGCCGCACTGGTATTCGATGGAACCGGCGCGGCGCGATTTCGGCTACGTGCCGCAGGTATCGATAGAGGAAGGGCTGCGGCGGCTGGCCGCGGCGTGCTGA
- a CDS encoding conserved exported hypothetical protein (Evidence 4 : Homologs of previously reported genes of unknown function), with amino-acid sequence MLHYAVVFFIIAIIAGLLGFSGVAGAASNIAWILFVVFLILAVISLFRKKA; translated from the coding sequence ATGCTCCATTACGCCGTCGTGTTCTTCATCATCGCCATCATTGCCGGCCTGCTGGGCTTTTCCGGCGTTGCCGGCGCGGCCAGCAACATCGCCTGGATCCTGTTCGTCGTGTTCCTGATCCTTGCGGTGATCTCGCTGTTCCGCAAGAAAGCCTGA